In Luteitalea sp. TBR-22, one genomic interval encodes:
- a CDS encoding Crp/Fnr family transcriptional regulator, giving the protein MASSPDGVRRSRMFDGLTDAERDCWLDKATTVTLKRGQTLARQGEPARSLYLVESGFLKVLQLTAEGTELIVRFVAPCEPFGGVVALNNAPYPVTATAAQPSVLRAWPREVVATLLKSTPQVSVNIMREMATHMTDALTRVRELTTARVGQRLAHTLLRLGRQCGQKTPEGLLITHPLTRQELADLTGTTLFTVSRTLSEWEGKGLLETRKRLLLLRSLPRLEALAGSDEDDG; this is encoded by the coding sequence ATGGCTTCCTCCCCCGACGGCGTGCGCCGGTCACGCATGTTCGATGGCCTCACCGACGCCGAGCGCGACTGTTGGTTGGACAAGGCGACGACCGTCACGCTCAAGCGTGGCCAGACGCTCGCCCGGCAGGGTGAGCCGGCCCGCTCGCTCTACCTCGTCGAGTCCGGCTTCCTGAAGGTCCTCCAGTTGACCGCCGAGGGCACCGAGCTCATCGTGCGGTTCGTCGCGCCCTGCGAGCCGTTCGGCGGAGTCGTCGCGCTGAACAACGCGCCATACCCCGTCACGGCGACGGCCGCCCAGCCGTCCGTGCTGCGGGCATGGCCGCGCGAGGTCGTGGCCACGCTGCTGAAGTCGACGCCGCAGGTGAGCGTCAACATCATGCGCGAGATGGCCACGCACATGACCGACGCCCTGACCCGCGTGCGCGAGCTGACCACGGCGCGGGTCGGCCAGCGGCTCGCACACACGCTGCTGCGGCTCGGTCGGCAGTGCGGGCAGAAGACGCCCGAGGGGTTGCTCATCACGCACCCGCTCACCCGCCAGGAGTTGGCCGATCTCACCGGGACGACGCTGTTCACGGTGAGCCGTACGCTGAGCGAGTGGGAGGGCAAGGGGCTGCTCGAGACGCGCAAGCGGCTGCTGCTCCTGCGGTCGCTGCCGCGCCTCGAGGCGCTCGCCGGATCGGACGAGGACGACGGCTAG
- a CDS encoding aldo/keto reductase, whose protein sequence is MTFFDTAEVYGPLISEEVVGEALAPLRGKVQIASKFGFAVQEARPVPGQSMAAGLRRDARPENIRRAVEGSLKRLRVETIDLYYQHRADPNVPVEDGAGAVKDLAQAGKVRHFGLSEMSAATIRRAHAVLPVAAVQSEYSLLERAIEPEILTTCEALGIGFVPWGPLARGFLSGRFDASSTFDRIDRRSSVPAFTRDALKANLPLLALVRDWANRKGVTAAQFSLAWLMGQKPFIVPIPGTTSLRHMEENVGAAAVTLTATDLASIRAALEGTALKGVRTVESTRTDL, encoded by the coding sequence GTGACCTTCTTCGACACCGCCGAGGTATACGGTCCGCTGATCAGCGAAGAGGTCGTCGGCGAGGCGCTCGCGCCGCTCCGGGGCAAGGTGCAGATCGCGTCGAAGTTCGGGTTCGCGGTGCAGGAGGCGCGTCCCGTGCCCGGCCAGTCGATGGCGGCGGGGCTGCGTCGTGACGCGCGCCCCGAGAACATCAGGCGCGCCGTCGAGGGCTCACTGAAGCGCCTCCGCGTCGAGACGATCGACCTGTACTACCAGCATCGCGCCGATCCGAACGTGCCCGTCGAGGACGGCGCGGGCGCGGTGAAGGACCTGGCGCAGGCCGGCAAGGTGCGCCACTTCGGACTCTCGGAGATGTCGGCGGCGACGATCCGTCGCGCCCACGCGGTGCTCCCGGTGGCCGCCGTGCAAAGCGAGTACTCGTTGCTGGAACGCGCCATCGAACCCGAGATCCTCACCACGTGCGAGGCGTTGGGCATCGGCTTCGTCCCCTGGGGCCCCCTGGCGCGTGGCTTCCTCTCGGGACGGTTCGACGCCAGCAGCACCTTCGACCGGATCGACCGACGCTCGAGCGTGCCGGCGTTCACGCGCGACGCGCTGAAGGCCAACCTTCCGCTCCTCGCCCTGGTGCGCGACTGGGCGAACCGGAAGGGCGTCACGGCCGCGCAGTTCTCGCTCGCCTGGCTGATGGGCCAGAAGCCGTTCATCGTGCCGATCCCCGGGACGACCAGCCTGCGCCACATGGAGGAGAACGTCGGCGCCGCGGCAGTCACGCTGACGGCGACGGACCTGGCGTCCATTCGCGCCGCGCTGGAAGGCACTGCCCTGAAGGGCGTGCGGACCGTGGAGTCGACCCGCACCGACCTGTAG
- the ccmA gene encoding heme ABC exporter ATP-binding protein CcmA — MITFSGVTKRFGRARVLDGLAFDAHPGQVTLLVGANGSGKTTSLRLLAGLSRPDAGQVRIAGADIARESDEALARLSFLPQSPRFHARLTAGEILRFYARLRGLDADRVDEVEARWNLAEVRDQPTGRLSGGTRQRLALAVLALPEAPVLVLDEPGLSLDPDWRRFLHAELHGAAQRGATVLVATHLLGEWDGKADRCLVLERGRISRELPPSRLREAFPFAPVLAQVG; from the coding sequence ATGATCACCTTCTCAGGAGTCACCAAGCGCTTCGGCCGTGCGCGCGTCCTCGACGGGCTCGCGTTCGACGCCCACCCCGGGCAGGTCACGCTGCTCGTCGGCGCCAACGGCAGCGGCAAGACGACGAGCCTGCGCCTGCTCGCCGGGCTCTCGCGCCCCGACGCGGGCCAGGTGCGCATCGCCGGTGCCGACATCGCGCGCGAGTCGGACGAGGCGCTGGCGCGGCTCTCGTTCCTGCCGCAGTCGCCACGTTTCCACGCGCGCCTGACGGCCGGCGAGATCCTCCGCTTCTATGCCCGCCTGCGTGGTCTGGACGCCGACCGCGTCGACGAAGTGGAAGCCCGCTGGAACCTTGCCGAGGTGCGCGACCAGCCGACCGGGCGGTTGTCGGGGGGCACGCGACAGCGCCTGGCGCTCGCGGTGCTGGCCCTGCCCGAGGCGCCGGTGCTGGTGCTCGACGAGCCGGGCCTGTCGCTCGACCCGGACTGGCGGAGGTTCCTGCACGCCGAGCTGCACGGCGCCGCCCAGCGCGGCGCCACGGTGCTCGTGGCCACGCACCTGCTCGGCGAGTGGGACGGCAAGGCCGATCGGTGCCTGGTGCTCGAACGCGGCCGCATCTCCCGTGAACTGCCGCCGTCGCGCCTGCGCGAGGCGTTCCCGTTCGCTCCGGTACTCGCCCAGGTCGGCTAG
- the ric gene encoding iron-sulfur cluster repair di-iron protein, translating to MVISPESTVADIATQAPATIAIFQRHQIDFCCGGRQPLGTVCAERGINADLLVTELVAAATPANAEPTWADATLTALVGHIQQRYHAHLRQELPRLAAMVDKVVSRHGDHLPDVLPPLQETFAALTEELLTHMEKEDRVLFPFIVGLDQGRPVTPETAEWIAAPISVMEAEHESAGAALATMRQLTDDYTPPEWACPTFRGLYFGLSQFETDMHLHVHLENHILFPRAAQLAARRA from the coding sequence ATGGTCATCTCCCCCGAATCCACCGTCGCCGACATCGCCACCCAGGCGCCGGCCACCATCGCCATCTTCCAGCGCCACCAGATCGACTTCTGCTGTGGCGGCCGGCAACCGCTCGGCACCGTGTGCGCCGAGCGCGGGATCAACGCCGACCTGCTCGTCACCGAGCTGGTCGCCGCCGCCACCCCGGCCAACGCCGAGCCGACGTGGGCCGATGCGACGCTCACCGCGCTGGTCGGTCACATCCAGCAGCGCTACCACGCGCACCTGCGGCAGGAGCTGCCGCGCCTGGCGGCCATGGTGGACAAGGTGGTCAGTCGCCACGGCGACCACCTGCCCGACGTGCTGCCGCCGCTGCAGGAGACCTTCGCGGCCCTGACCGAGGAACTGCTCACCCACATGGAGAAGGAGGACCGCGTCCTCTTCCCGTTCATCGTGGGCCTCGACCAGGGCCGGCCGGTGACGCCCGAGACCGCCGAGTGGATCGCCGCGCCGATCTCGGTGATGGAAGCGGAGCACGAGTCGGCCGGCGCCGCGCTCGCCACGATGCGGCAGCTCACTGACGATTACACGCCACCGGAGTGGGCCTGTCCGACGTTCCGCGGCCTGTACTTCGGCCTGTCGCAGTTCGAGACGGACATGCACCTGCACGTCCATCTCGAGAACCACATCCTGTTCCCGCGCGCCGCGCAGTTGGCGGCGAGGCGAGCCTAG
- a CDS encoding plastocyanin/azurin family copper-binding protein has protein sequence MTRYFALIVLLLAALGVGCTSSPESPAAPAAGAPAAAAAPVVHDGRAIEITGTDTMKFSVTEITAKPGEKLSVTLVNIGTTPKFSMGHNWVLLASGVDVMKFLLTAAEATTTDYVPRATAADQILAATKLLGPKERDTVTFTAPSTPGRYDFLCSFPGHYQVGMRGVLIVQ, from the coding sequence ATGACCCGCTACTTCGCCCTCATCGTCCTGCTCCTGGCCGCCCTCGGGGTCGGCTGTACCTCATCTCCCGAGTCGCCAGCCGCCCCGGCTGCCGGCGCTCCTGCCGCTGCCGCGGCGCCCGTCGTCCACGACGGCCGTGCCATCGAGATCACCGGCACCGACACCATGAAGTTCAGCGTCACCGAGATCACTGCCAAGCCCGGCGAGAAGCTGAGCGTCACGCTGGTGAACATCGGGACGACCCCGAAATTCTCGATGGGGCACAACTGGGTGCTCTTGGCCAGCGGCGTCGACGTGATGAAGTTCCTGCTGACCGCCGCCGAGGCCACCACCACCGACTACGTACCGCGCGCCACCGCCGCCGACCAGATCCTCGCGGCGACCAAGCTGCTCGGGCCGAAGGAACGCGACACGGTCACGTTCACGGCCCCCTCCACCCCCGGCCGCTACGACTTCCTCTGTTCCTTCCCCGGGCACTACCAGGTCGGCATGCGCGGCGTGCTGATCGTGCAGTAG
- a CDS encoding RraA family protein yields the protein MTTRSLVAAVVAALAAVAAPVLTAPSSAPQATPAAPVATQAPASTPAPALTPDAVIAALRKPENSTGNIADAVEAATGARGWMSSDMKPISAGKIVGRAWTALMRPVLKSDTRTYPNYLLQILDEAPAGSVLVYVMEDGLEIAAMGNLMATTAVARGLEGTVIDGAVRDVTEIRAMGHKVFSRRISPATSVGRMVSVSKQTPVRCADIMVHPGDYIVGDADGVVVVPQGAADQVVALLKDYDARESKMVPIIQREKSMLKALEIYGRY from the coding sequence ATGACCACCCGTTCGCTCGTCGCCGCCGTCGTCGCCGCCCTCGCCGCGGTGGCCGCCCCCGTTCTCACTGCTCCCTCGTCCGCGCCGCAGGCCACGCCAGCCGCGCCCGTGGCGACCCAGGCGCCCGCGTCGACGCCGGCGCCTGCGCTGACTCCGGACGCCGTGATCGCGGCCCTCCGGAAGCCGGAGAACAGCACCGGCAATATCGCCGACGCGGTCGAGGCGGCCACCGGCGCCCGCGGCTGGATGTCGTCGGACATGAAGCCGATCAGCGCCGGCAAGATCGTCGGCCGCGCCTGGACGGCGCTCATGCGCCCGGTGCTCAAGAGCGATACGCGCACCTACCCCAACTACCTGCTGCAGATCCTCGACGAGGCGCCGGCCGGCAGCGTGCTGGTGTACGTGATGGAGGACGGGCTCGAAATCGCCGCGATGGGCAACCTGATGGCGACGACGGCCGTGGCGCGCGGACTGGAAGGCACGGTCATCGACGGTGCGGTCCGCGACGTGACCGAGATCCGCGCGATGGGCCACAAGGTGTTCTCGCGACGCATCAGCCCGGCCACCTCGGTGGGCCGGATGGTGAGCGTGTCGAAGCAGACGCCTGTGCGCTGCGCCGACATCATGGTCCACCCCGGCGACTACATCGTCGGCGATGCCGACGGCGTGGTGGTGGTCCCGCAGGGCGCCGCCGACCAGGTCGTGGCGCTCCTGAAGGACTACGATGCGCGCGAGTCGAAGATGGTGCCGATCATCCAGCGCGAGAAGTCGATGCTCAAGGCGCTCGAAATCTACGGGCGGTATTGA
- a CDS encoding aldo/keto reductase, producing the protein MTTRRLGTLEVSAVGLGCMNMAWGFGPPIPRADAVRLVRGAYERGVTLFDTAEAYGPYTSEEIVGDALADVRDRVVIATKFGFDIGPNGQIRGLDSRPAHIREVVDASLRRLRTDHIDLLYQHRVDPAVPIEDVAGTVKTLIQAGKVRHFGLSEAGGATIRRAHGEQPVTAVQNEYSVWTRDPEHEVMPTCESLGIGLVAWGPLGKGYLTGTVPSSATFPPNDLRSTMPRFTREAMDANRAVVEALRAVGQRHGATPGQVALAWLLARRPWIVPIPGTTRPTHLEENLATLQVALTSTDVMAIDAEIAKVAIIGARSSEAVLGLIDQGSKLGTSSTGGHGLSPLRPARP; encoded by the coding sequence CTGACCACGCGGCGCCTCGGCACGCTCGAGGTGTCGGCCGTGGGGCTCGGCTGCATGAACATGGCCTGGGGCTTCGGTCCACCTATCCCCCGCGCCGACGCCGTCAGACTGGTGCGCGGCGCGTACGAGCGGGGCGTCACGCTGTTCGACACCGCCGAGGCCTACGGCCCGTACACCAGCGAGGAGATCGTCGGCGACGCGCTGGCCGACGTCCGCGACCGCGTCGTCATCGCGACGAAGTTCGGCTTCGACATCGGCCCGAACGGCCAGATTCGCGGCCTCGACAGCCGCCCGGCCCACATCCGCGAGGTGGTGGATGCGTCGCTGCGGCGCCTGCGCACCGATCACATCGACCTCCTGTACCAGCATCGTGTGGACCCGGCCGTGCCGATCGAGGACGTGGCCGGCACCGTGAAGACCCTGATTCAGGCCGGCAAGGTGCGCCATTTCGGGCTGTCCGAGGCCGGAGGGGCCACCATCCGCCGCGCGCACGGCGAGCAGCCCGTCACTGCCGTCCAGAACGAATACTCGGTGTGGACACGCGACCCCGAACACGAAGTGATGCCGACCTGTGAGTCACTCGGCATCGGTCTCGTCGCGTGGGGCCCACTCGGCAAGGGCTACCTCACGGGCACCGTGCCATCGTCGGCAACGTTTCCGCCGAACGACCTGCGCTCGACGATGCCGCGATTCACACGCGAGGCCATGGACGCCAATCGCGCGGTCGTCGAGGCACTGCGGGCAGTTGGCCAGCGACACGGCGCGACGCCCGGCCAGGTGGCGCTCGCCTGGCTTCTCGCGCGCAGGCCATGGATCGTACCCATTCCTGGCACCACCCGGCCCACTCACCTCGAGGAGAACCTCGCCACGCTGCAGGTCGCGCTGACATCGACGGACGTGATGGCGATCGACGCCGAGATCGCGAAGGTGGCGATCATCGGGGCGCGATCGAGCGAGGCCGTGCTGGGCCTGATCGATCAGGGCTCGAAGCTGGGGACGAGTTCTACAGGCGGGCACGGCCTGTCTCCACTCAGACCCGCACGCCCTTGA
- a CDS encoding LysR family transcriptional regulator, translated as MRAELGALAAFVAVAEERSFTRAAKRLGVSASALSHAMRALEERLGVRLLSRTTRSVSPTEAGSQLLERLAPALGDIDRVLEDVSQLRDRPAGRVRLLIPRLAARMVLAPRLAAFNAAYPDVVLDVTTDDSRLDIVAGRFDAGVHLGEFIERDMIAVRVSPDQRAAIVASPRYLAAHPAPLSPRDLTRHQCINIRMGLEGIYRWEFERGDESITVGVSGPLDTDDIGLTILAALDGLGLAFALEQDVRPHLESGALVRVLEDWCPPFPGFYLYYPSRRQQPPALAALIDTLRLS; from the coding sequence ATGCGTGCGGAACTGGGAGCGCTGGCCGCCTTCGTTGCCGTCGCCGAGGAACGGAGCTTCACGCGCGCCGCCAAGCGGCTCGGCGTGTCGGCGTCGGCCCTGAGCCATGCGATGCGCGCGCTCGAGGAGCGCCTCGGCGTGCGCCTGCTCTCGCGCACGACGCGCAGCGTCTCGCCCACCGAGGCCGGATCGCAGTTGCTCGAGCGACTCGCGCCGGCGCTCGGCGACATCGACCGGGTGCTCGAGGACGTGTCCCAGTTGCGCGATCGTCCCGCCGGTCGGGTGCGACTGCTCATCCCCAGGCTCGCCGCCCGCATGGTGCTGGCGCCACGCCTCGCCGCCTTCAACGCGGCCTATCCGGACGTGGTGCTCGACGTCACCACCGACGACAGCCGCCTCGACATCGTCGCTGGGCGCTTCGACGCCGGCGTCCATCTGGGGGAGTTCATCGAGCGCGACATGATCGCCGTGCGGGTGTCTCCCGACCAGCGCGCCGCCATCGTCGCGTCCCCACGCTACCTCGCCGCGCATCCGGCGCCCCTCTCGCCGCGCGACCTCACCCGCCACCAGTGCATCAACATCCGCATGGGCCTGGAGGGGATCTATCGCTGGGAATTCGAGCGGGGCGACGAGTCGATCACCGTCGGCGTGAGCGGTCCGCTGGACACCGACGACATCGGCCTGACCATCCTCGCGGCCCTCGACGGGCTCGGACTCGCCTTCGCGCTCGAGCAGGACGTCCGCCCGCACCTCGAGAGCGGCGCGCTGGTCCGCGTCCTCGAGGACTGGTGCCCACCGTTCCCGGGCTTCTACCTGTACTACCCGAGCCGACGACAGCAACCGCCCGCACTCGCCGCCCTGATCGACACGCTGCGCCTGTCCTGA
- the nosZ gene encoding Sec-dependent nitrous-oxide reductase, translating into MSTRHHLVAGSALALALAATAGCNPPGSSKATQGDASVASQSYVAPGAKDEYYLFYSGGHSGQVYVAGLPSMRHISTIPVFAPYPATGYGFDEESKAMMGRFTWGDVHHPGLSQTGGKYDGRWLFVNDNANNRIARVDLRDFKTRQILGPIPNSSGNHGSSFVTENSEYVLVATRFSVPLPKGRYADPANYQTEFNGMVSGIRVDPKTGEMSVGWQVLTPPFNWDLGSTGKGPSSGWAFWTSYNSEMAHETLEATSTQGERDYAAIVNWRAAEQAVKDGKATMMDGVPVIDPAKVPGVLYFLAVPKSPHGIDTDPSGRWIAASGKLQPVTSVFDFEKIQKAIASKTFEGEVRGIPVIKHDAVIEGEVPVGLGPLHTQYDGKGNAYTSLYVESAVAKWSLPPWNDAQKKDLNSIVLDKIPVQFNIGHLVIGGSDTKEPYGKYLVAMNKLSKGRHVSVGPSQPESSQLIDISGKKMQMLYEAYTEPEPHFAQILKADAIAPIEVYPKAENTNPNAVWDASQAGITRSGNKVEVKMVAIRSRFIPDKIEVKAGDEVTIHVTNVEQTTDMIHGLGIIEHDMNVVIDPGETKTAKFVAGKPGVYAFYCTNFCSALHQEMQGYLAVKP; encoded by the coding sequence ATGTCTACACGCCATCACCTCGTCGCTGGCAGCGCCCTTGCCCTCGCGCTCGCCGCCACCGCCGGCTGCAACCCTCCCGGCAGCAGCAAGGCCACCCAGGGCGATGCCTCCGTCGCCTCCCAGTCCTACGTCGCGCCAGGCGCGAAGGACGAGTACTACCTGTTCTACTCGGGCGGCCACTCCGGGCAGGTGTACGTCGCCGGCCTGCCGTCGATGCGGCACATCTCGACGATCCCGGTATTTGCGCCCTATCCGGCCACCGGCTACGGCTTCGACGAGGAGTCGAAGGCGATGATGGGCAGGTTCACCTGGGGCGACGTCCATCACCCCGGGCTGTCGCAGACCGGCGGCAAATACGACGGGCGCTGGCTGTTCGTCAACGACAACGCCAACAACCGCATCGCCCGCGTCGACCTGCGCGACTTCAAGACCAGGCAGATCCTCGGGCCGATTCCCAATTCGAGTGGGAACCACGGTTCCTCGTTCGTGACCGAGAACAGCGAGTACGTGCTCGTCGCGACCCGCTTCTCGGTGCCGCTGCCCAAGGGCCGCTACGCCGACCCGGCCAACTACCAGACCGAGTTCAACGGCATGGTGAGCGGCATCAGGGTCGACCCGAAGACCGGCGAGATGTCGGTGGGCTGGCAGGTGCTGACGCCGCCCTTCAACTGGGACCTCGGCTCGACGGGCAAGGGGCCGAGCTCGGGCTGGGCGTTCTGGACCTCCTACAACTCGGAGATGGCCCACGAGACGCTCGAGGCGACATCCACCCAGGGCGAGCGTGACTACGCGGCCATCGTCAACTGGCGCGCTGCCGAGCAGGCGGTCAAGGACGGCAAGGCGACGATGATGGACGGCGTGCCGGTGATCGACCCGGCCAAGGTGCCTGGCGTCCTGTACTTCCTCGCGGTGCCGAAGTCGCCGCATGGCATCGACACCGACCCGTCGGGCCGCTGGATCGCCGCCTCCGGCAAGCTGCAGCCGGTCACCAGCGTCTTCGACTTCGAGAAGATCCAGAAGGCCATTGCCTCGAAGACCTTCGAGGGCGAGGTGCGCGGCATTCCGGTGATCAAGCACGACGCGGTGATCGAGGGCGAGGTGCCGGTGGGCCTCGGCCCCCTGCACACCCAGTACGACGGCAAGGGCAATGCGTACACGTCGCTGTACGTCGAGTCGGCGGTCGCCAAGTGGAGCCTGCCGCCCTGGAACGACGCGCAGAAGAAGGACCTCAACAGCATCGTCCTCGACAAGATCCCGGTGCAGTTCAACATCGGCCACCTGGTCATCGGCGGCAGCGACACCAAGGAGCCGTACGGCAAGTACCTCGTCGCCATGAACAAGCTCTCGAAGGGGCGGCACGTGTCGGTGGGGCCGTCGCAGCCCGAGAGCAGCCAGCTGATCGACATCAGCGGCAAGAAGATGCAGATGCTGTACGAGGCCTACACCGAGCCCGAGCCGCACTTCGCGCAGATCCTCAAGGCCGACGCCATCGCGCCCATCGAGGTGTATCCAAAGGCCGAGAACACCAACCCGAACGCCGTGTGGGACGCGTCGCAGGCCGGCATCACGCGCAGCGGCAACAAGGTCGAAGTCAAGATGGTGGCGATTCGCAGCCGCTTCATCCCCGACAAGATCGAGGTCAAGGCGGGTGACGAGGTGACCATCCACGTCACCAACGTCGAGCAGACCACCGACATGATCCACGGCCTCGGGATCATCGAGCACGACATGAACGTGGTGATCGACCCGGGCGAGACCAAGACGGCGAAGTTCGTCGCCGGCAAGCCTGGCGTGTACGCCTTCTATTGCACCAACTTCTGCTCGGCGCTGCATCAGGAGATGCAGGGGTACCTGGCAGTGAAACCGTAA
- a CDS encoding NosD domain-containing protein yields the protein MRRAAILATAALVVVAGAAARAVRSPGALVTSAPPVATVAQDTRPDRGDWLRARLADAPAGSVLVVPAGRYLGPFVLDRPLHLRADGAAHLQGDARTHTVAVRAADVTVEGFEITGSGMDLSKDHAAIHVTGARAVIIDNRIHDALHGVYVRQADDVRVEHNTILGTETAQAPLDPFATKASPTGGELCDIDLNQNQRGNGVHVWNSRRVQVARNTIRHTRDGVYFSFVDDSDVRGNLVEGVRYGLHYMYSDHNRFEDNRFRDNAAGAALMSSKHILLRRNVFEANRNHRAYGILLQTVEFSTLDRNRIDGNTTGVFIEGGTGNLLEGNTVARNHVGVHVSDSSDGNRFTANAFVGNLHAVETSGGTFSSSWARNGRGNYWDDAVHLDLGHDGIADLPHRELDLFGRLRRNFPSIGLLAGSPGERLLRFVHARLALPGVPGVVDPAPLVSPDQP from the coding sequence ATGCGACGCGCCGCGATCCTCGCCACCGCAGCGCTGGTCGTCGTCGCCGGCGCCGCCGCCCGCGCGGTGCGGTCGCCGGGCGCCCTGGTCACGTCGGCGCCGCCGGTGGCGACCGTGGCGCAGGACACTCGCCCCGACCGTGGCGACTGGCTCCGCGCCCGCCTGGCCGATGCGCCGGCCGGCAGCGTGCTGGTCGTTCCGGCCGGTCGCTACCTCGGGCCCTTCGTCCTCGACCGGCCCCTGCACCTGCGCGCCGACGGCGCGGCACACCTGCAAGGCGATGCCCGGACCCACACCGTAGCGGTGCGGGCTGCCGACGTGACCGTCGAGGGCTTCGAGATCACCGGCTCGGGCATGGACTTGTCGAAGGATCACGCCGCGATCCACGTCACCGGCGCCCGCGCCGTGATCATCGACAACCGCATCCACGACGCGCTGCACGGCGTGTACGTGCGGCAGGCCGACGACGTGCGCGTGGAGCACAACACCATCCTCGGCACCGAGACCGCACAGGCGCCCCTCGACCCGTTCGCCACGAAGGCCTCGCCGACCGGCGGGGAGTTGTGCGACATCGATCTGAACCAGAACCAGCGGGGCAATGGCGTGCACGTGTGGAACTCGCGCCGGGTGCAGGTGGCCCGCAACACCATCCGCCACACCCGCGACGGCGTCTACTTCTCGTTCGTGGACGACAGCGACGTGCGCGGCAACCTCGTCGAGGGCGTACGCTACGGCCTGCACTACATGTACTCGGACCACAACCGGTTCGAGGACAACCGCTTCCGCGACAACGCGGCCGGCGCGGCGCTGATGTCGTCCAAGCACATCCTGCTGCGGCGCAACGTGTTCGAGGCCAACCGCAACCACCGGGCGTACGGCATCCTGCTGCAGACCGTCGAGTTCTCGACCCTCGACCGCAACCGCATCGACGGCAACACGACCGGCGTGTTCATCGAGGGCGGGACCGGCAACCTGCTCGAGGGCAACACGGTGGCGCGCAACCACGTCGGCGTGCACGTTTCGGACAGCTCCGACGGCAATCGCTTCACGGCCAATGCCTTCGTCGGCAACCTGCACGCCGTCGAGACGTCGGGCGGCACGTTCTCGAGCAGCTGGGCGCGCAACGGCCGCGGCAACTACTGGGACGACGCCGTGCACCTCGATCTCGGGCACGACGGCATCGCCGACCTGCCGCACCGCGAGCTCGACCTGTTCGGCCGCCTGCGGCGCAACTTCCCGTCCATCGGCCTGCTCGCCGGCAGTCCCGGCGAGCGGCTCCTTCGATTCGTCCACGCGCGCCTGGCCCTGCCCGGCGTGCCCGGCGTCGTCGATCCGGCGCCGCTCGTCTCGCCCGACCAGCCATGA